A genomic region of Runella rosea contains the following coding sequences:
- a CDS encoding LiaI-LiaF-like domain-containing protein, with product MKQSSNALFWGTFLLAVGLILLAKTLGWFHIDWGMTLRFWPVLLVLAGFSLLLKQSWSGILTAILIAIAIPSAIINGANKKLRHWNDDGIEFNLHDFDDDDDNNNEDDEYDKRSQTYSKDGETHFSEPLAEGTTEATLNFGAGAGEFKIEGTTSQLVEADAETKFGNYVLTTKRNESTKISSVNFEMESKDSTKRVRIKDFDNMDNHVEMRLSDKPVWSFDLGLGAGKAEFDLSEYKVKKVKIGAGAAEVDLKLGEKIENNAEVKIDAGVASIEINIPESIGCEFTVDGAFNSKELDNFEKISDGLYRTSNYNSAAKKIKVSYNGGLSKLEINRY from the coding sequence ATGAAACAATCTTCAAATGCCCTGTTTTGGGGTACTTTTTTACTGGCTGTTGGACTGATACTCTTGGCCAAAACCCTCGGTTGGTTTCACATTGATTGGGGAATGACCTTACGCTTCTGGCCCGTATTGTTGGTATTGGCAGGTTTCAGCCTTTTACTCAAACAAAGTTGGTCGGGAATTTTGACGGCCATTCTGATTGCGATTGCCATTCCATCGGCAATTATCAACGGAGCGAACAAAAAACTTCGTCACTGGAACGATGACGGAATTGAGTTTAATCTCCACGATTTTGATGATGACGATGATAACAATAATGAGGATGACGAGTATGACAAGCGGTCCCAAACGTATTCAAAGGATGGGGAAACGCATTTCTCCGAACCGCTGGCCGAGGGTACTACCGAAGCAACCCTTAATTTTGGGGCAGGTGCTGGTGAATTTAAAATAGAAGGCACAACGTCGCAATTGGTGGAAGCCGACGCTGAAACTAAATTTGGTAACTATGTGCTGACAACCAAACGAAACGAAAGCACGAAAATTAGCTCGGTTAATTTTGAAATGGAGAGTAAAGACAGCACGAAGCGTGTTCGGATCAAGGATTTTGATAACATGGACAATCACGTCGAAATGCGACTTAGTGACAAGCCTGTTTGGTCATTTGACCTAGGTTTAGGAGCTGGAAAAGCCGAGTTTGATTTGTCGGAATACAAAGTTAAAAAAGTGAAAATCGGCGCGGGAGCGGCAGAGGTTGATTTGAAATTAGGCGAAAAAATTGAAAATAATGCCGAAGTAAAAATTGACGCTGGGGTTGCCTCCATCGAAATCAATATTCCAGAATCGATTGGCTGTGAATTTACTGTAGACGGGGCCTTTAATTCTAAAGAGTTGGATAATTTCGAAAAAATAAGCGATGGACTTTATCGTACATCCAATTATAATTCGGCTGCCAAAAAAATCAAAGTATCGTACAATGGTGGATTGTCAAAGTTAGAAATCAATCGGTATTAA
- a CDS encoding GNAT family N-acetyltransferase — translation MQVIVARTSEHYATAVTLFKEYALGLGIDLKFQKFDDELQILSTMYGPPTGELWLVQANEQFVGCTALRQLDKHTCELKRMFIQPAFRGLHLGEQLMEVALDTARKLGYTSIKLDSLRRLAPAVKLYLRYGFTEIHPYNFNPEEDVIYFEKKLLGL, via the coding sequence ATGCAAGTTATCGTTGCTCGAACCTCCGAACACTACGCTACTGCCGTTACACTATTCAAAGAGTACGCGTTAGGGTTAGGAATTGACTTAAAGTTTCAGAAATTTGATGATGAACTGCAAATACTATCCACCATGTACGGCCCTCCAACGGGGGAGTTATGGCTTGTACAGGCCAATGAGCAATTTGTAGGTTGTACGGCGTTGAGGCAATTGGATAAACATACGTGTGAACTCAAGCGTATGTTTATCCAACCCGCCTTTCGTGGGCTCCATTTGGGTGAGCAGCTCATGGAGGTTGCGCTTGATACCGCACGTAAGCTTGGTTATACGTCCATAAAACTAGACAGCCTTCGACGTTTAGCGCCTGCCGTTAAATTATATCTTCGTTATGGATTTACCGAAATCCATCCTTACAACTTTAATCCTGAAGAAGACGTTATTTATTTTGAGAAAAAGCTCTTAGGCTTATAA
- a CDS encoding AI-2E family transporter translates to MPTTQQSVRYLQIVFFVAIFMYFTQSITIPMTFGLLIAIVMAPFCQKLERWKWPRSLAITACLAIVFLIVSALVTLLVWQLDEFQKEVPKITTKFKENWPQIQDWLRFRFHLTEKMLDNWLIKTGSEAGSKIGAILVGTFNITANLLFNAFIIPLFTALFLYYRGLIMKFFYELFGESNQQLVYSVAHQTVQTYHNYIKGLLLVYLSVGVLNSIGLAIIGIEYAILFGFITSILTIIPYVGIMVGALLPISIAWISYDSLWYPLAVVAVFGVVQYLEANVIFPMVVGSQLKVNTLASIVALFIGGVIWGVSGMVLFLPFAAILKVIADHVPSWKPISTLLGPAEN, encoded by the coding sequence ATGCCTACTACTCAACAAAGCGTCCGGTATCTTCAAATCGTCTTTTTTGTAGCTATATTCATGTACTTTACGCAATCCATTACCATACCTATGACTTTTGGTTTATTGATTGCCATCGTCATGGCACCTTTTTGTCAGAAGTTAGAAAGATGGAAATGGCCCCGCAGTTTAGCCATCACTGCTTGCTTAGCCATTGTCTTCTTGATTGTATCCGCATTGGTGACATTATTGGTTTGGCAATTGGACGAGTTTCAAAAAGAAGTGCCCAAAATCACTACCAAATTCAAGGAAAATTGGCCTCAAATACAAGATTGGCTTAGATTTCGTTTTCATCTCACCGAAAAAATGTTGGACAATTGGTTGATTAAAACTGGCTCAGAAGCTGGCTCAAAAATTGGAGCTATTTTAGTAGGAACGTTTAACATCACGGCCAATCTGCTTTTCAACGCCTTCATTATTCCTTTGTTTACGGCGTTGTTTCTGTACTATCGGGGTTTAATCATGAAATTTTTTTACGAGCTTTTTGGCGAATCAAATCAACAACTTGTCTATTCAGTTGCGCATCAAACGGTCCAAACTTATCATAATTACATCAAGGGGCTGCTGTTGGTCTATCTATCAGTCGGTGTTTTAAACTCCATCGGGCTAGCCATCATCGGGATTGAGTACGCCATTCTGTTTGGGTTCATCACCTCCATTTTGACCATCATTCCTTACGTGGGCATCATGGTTGGAGCGCTGTTACCTATTTCAATTGCTTGGATTTCTTACGATTCTCTTTGGTATCCTTTGGCGGTGGTAGCGGTGTTTGGGGTGGTGCAATACTTGGAAGCCAATGTCATTTTTCCGATGGTGGTTGGTAGTCAACTGAAAGTGAATACGCTCGCATCCATCGTGGCGTTGTTTATCGGCGGGGTAATATGGGGAGTGTCTGGCATGGTTTTGTTCTTACCATTTGCAGCCATCCTAAAAGTTATTGCCGACCACGTTCCTTCATGGAAACCAATCAGTACTCTTTTAGGACCTGCCGAAAACTAA
- a CDS encoding M23 family metallopeptidase: protein MAADAPGAQLLTLGQAFLQLNAQIREQTIEPDSAQLRFRLIFSELREVTDGYRQQTCSDSIRFVFPIKSYDAEQIGGNGSGYRPFGFNLFDHAVQGSHPAHDIFVYDRNQDNLDDQTEQPIDVLAMRPGIVVATESNWSPESTYRGGNFVWIYDPCLDGLFYYAHHSRVTVQVGDQVTAGQKIAEVGRTGLNAAKRRSGTHLHLMYLQLTPEALPMPLNTYDWLASAQVIK from the coding sequence ATGGCCGCAGATGCTCCTGGGGCCCAACTATTGACTTTGGGGCAGGCGTTTTTACAGCTTAATGCCCAGATTCGTGAGCAAACCATTGAGCCAGATTCTGCCCAATTACGCTTTCGGCTGATTTTCAGCGAACTCCGTGAAGTAACCGACGGCTATCGTCAACAAACTTGTAGTGATTCCATTCGTTTTGTTTTTCCAATAAAATCATACGATGCTGAGCAAATCGGTGGAAATGGCTCAGGATACCGCCCGTTTGGATTTAATCTATTTGACCATGCGGTACAGGGAAGCCATCCAGCCCATGATATATTTGTTTATGACCGCAATCAGGATAACTTGGATGACCAAACCGAGCAGCCCATTGATGTACTGGCGATGCGCCCGGGTATTGTAGTGGCTACCGAATCTAACTGGAGTCCCGAAAGCACGTATCGGGGAGGTAATTTTGTATGGATTTATGATCCGTGTTTGGATGGCTTGTTTTATTACGCACACCACAGCCGCGTAACGGTTCAGGTAGGTGATCAGGTGACGGCAGGGCAAAAAATTGCGGAGGTAGGAAGAACAGGCCTCAATGCTGCCAAACGCCGTTCTGGTACTCATTTACACCTTATGTATCTTCAGCTCACGCCCGAAGCGTTGCCGATGCCGCTCAATACCTACGATTGGTTGGCATCCGCCCAAGTGATAAAATAA
- a CDS encoding SMP-30/gluconolactonase/LRE family protein, protein MKLHHYPRIPFFIAALYFSSFAVQAQTSDYTAEHEFTQNCEGPSVDADGSVYAVNYIMDGTIAKIPKRNKASIFLTLPKGSTGNGIRFGNATTFYVADFTGHNVLKVDVTNKQVSVHCNEPKMNQPNDLAITKKGHIFCSDPNWKEGTGQVWHVSPEGKARIVAPDMGTTNGIDVSPDEKTLYVNESVQRNVWAFDLAADGSLSNKRLLHKFSDGGMDGMRCDAKGNLYITRHGKGEVAVVSPEGKVIKTITTKGKSVSNICFGGKKGRTCYITLQDRGCLETFQAEAPGREWLMMKEFLGKK, encoded by the coding sequence ATGAAATTGCATCATTACCCTCGCATACCCTTTTTTATTGCGGCCTTATATTTTTCGTCGTTTGCGGTGCAAGCCCAAACTTCTGACTATACGGCAGAGCACGAGTTTACCCAAAACTGTGAAGGCCCATCCGTCGATGCAGACGGCTCGGTGTATGCCGTTAACTATATCATGGACGGTACCATTGCCAAGATTCCTAAACGTAATAAAGCGTCTATTTTTCTCACTTTGCCAAAAGGAAGTACAGGAAATGGGATTCGGTTTGGCAACGCTACAACCTTTTACGTGGCTGATTTTACGGGGCATAATGTCTTGAAAGTAGATGTAACAAACAAGCAAGTGAGCGTTCATTGCAATGAGCCCAAAATGAACCAACCAAATGATTTGGCCATCACCAAAAAAGGGCATATTTTTTGTTCAGATCCCAACTGGAAAGAAGGAACAGGACAGGTTTGGCACGTATCGCCAGAGGGTAAGGCTCGAATCGTGGCGCCCGATATGGGAACAACCAACGGGATTGATGTAAGTCCCGATGAAAAGACACTGTACGTCAATGAAAGTGTCCAACGGAATGTTTGGGCCTTTGATTTGGCGGCCGATGGCTCGCTTTCCAATAAGCGACTACTGCATAAATTTAGCGATGGTGGGATGGACGGAATGCGCTGTGATGCCAAAGGCAATCTGTACATCACAAGGCATGGAAAGGGCGAAGTAGCGGTAGTGTCGCCCGAAGGAAAAGTCATAAAAACGATTACTACCAAGGGCAAAAGTGTTTCAAATATTTGCTTTGGAGGCAAAAAAGGGCGAACTTGCTACATCACTCTCCAAGATCGCGGTTGCCTCGAAACTTTTCAGGCAGAAGCTCCTGGACGGGAGTGGCTAATGATGAAAGAGTTTCTGGGAAAGAAATAA
- a CDS encoding PspC domain-containing protein, which translates to MNSKQLRRIPSEGVLGGVAAGLADYFGIDKAIMRVIFVVLMFFTKGFPIILIYIILWAALPTGEPTVTVTDPENVYLNNPQPKKDFGKGAEIIGYGLLIIGGFMLFDRLFYWIDLERFVPAALLIGLGLFLILRTTSHKSATTFTADTERATPSWTDSAPINDWQPPKTTTTSKESEMPDGSEEPKV; encoded by the coding sequence ATGAACAGCAAACAATTGCGTCGTATTCCGAGTGAAGGAGTCCTTGGTGGGGTAGCCGCTGGCCTCGCCGATTATTTTGGTATAGATAAAGCCATAATGCGGGTTATTTTTGTCGTATTGATGTTTTTTACCAAAGGATTTCCCATCATTTTAATCTATATTATTCTGTGGGCGGCGTTGCCTACTGGCGAGCCTACAGTGACCGTTACAGACCCAGAAAACGTTTATTTGAATAATCCGCAGCCTAAAAAAGACTTTGGCAAAGGAGCCGAAATCATTGGCTATGGTCTGCTTATTATCGGTGGATTTATGCTTTTTGACCGCCTTTTCTATTGGATTGATTTGGAGCGATTTGTACCAGCAGCATTACTCATTGGTTTAGGTCTTTTCTTGATTTTGAGAACAACATCTCATAAATCAGCAACCACTTTTACCGCCGATACAGAGCGTGCCACTCCTTCATGGACTGATTCAGCTCCTATCAATGATTGGCAGCCTCCAAAGACGACAACAACGTCCAAAGAATCAGAAATGCCTGATGGTTCGGAAGAGCCCAAAGTATAG
- a CDS encoding TlpA disulfide reductase family protein, translated as MKNILTAAAFFTSVTLFAQTTAKDFTISGTAKNLQPNDKVYLEIAGTQPLVRIDSAKVGPDKRFTFKRKELDEGTVYQLNLANAQRVIVLIEGGETIEIAADGTEKGASKISGSKNNDYYQQLIGMYKEMNEKSQKWQEEYAQAEQKKDSKKIAKIQQDFEAASQGFTGKVKSMIPEMGTSLVALFATNFLNPEVDFATIDALAKRFEVERPTMKQAQVFVGNAKRMRGIQIGDAAPEITLNSTQDKPVSLSSLKGKIVLIDFWASWCGPCRQENPNVVRVYNRFKDKGFEIFSVSLDRDKAAWLKAIEKDGLIWPSHVSDLKYWQSIAAQTYGVNAIPATFLLDKDGKVIDKNLRGAALEKKLEELLKVNN; from the coding sequence ATGAAAAATATACTGACCGCTGCCGCTTTTTTTACAAGCGTTACCCTTTTTGCCCAAACGACGGCAAAAGACTTCACCATTTCGGGGACGGCCAAAAATCTTCAACCCAATGACAAGGTTTACCTTGAAATTGCGGGCACCCAGCCACTTGTGAGAATAGACTCGGCAAAAGTAGGGCCTGATAAACGCTTTACGTTTAAACGAAAAGAACTAGACGAAGGCACCGTGTACCAACTCAACCTTGCCAACGCGCAACGGGTTATTGTGCTGATAGAAGGGGGCGAAACCATTGAGATTGCGGCGGATGGTACTGAAAAAGGAGCCTCAAAAATAAGTGGTTCAAAGAACAATGATTATTACCAGCAATTGATTGGCATGTATAAAGAGATGAACGAAAAGTCTCAGAAGTGGCAGGAAGAATATGCTCAGGCCGAACAAAAGAAAGACAGTAAAAAAATAGCGAAGATTCAGCAGGATTTTGAAGCCGCAAGTCAAGGGTTTACGGGAAAAGTTAAAAGCATGATTCCTGAAATGGGAACGTCGTTGGTTGCGTTGTTTGCTACTAATTTTCTGAATCCAGAAGTTGATTTTGCGACCATTGATGCGCTGGCCAAACGTTTTGAGGTGGAACGCCCAACCATGAAGCAGGCACAGGTTTTTGTAGGAAATGCCAAACGCATGCGTGGAATTCAGATTGGAGATGCCGCTCCCGAAATTACGCTCAACAGCACTCAAGATAAACCAGTAAGCCTTTCTTCATTGAAGGGAAAGATTGTGTTGATTGATTTCTGGGCCTCTTGGTGCGGCCCGTGCCGTCAAGAAAATCCCAATGTGGTTCGGGTTTATAATCGATTTAAAGACAAAGGATTTGAAATCTTCAGCGTGTCGCTCGACCGTGATAAAGCGGCTTGGTTGAAAGCCATTGAAAAAGATGGATTGATTTGGCCAAGCCACGTTTCAGACTTAAAATATTGGCAGTCAATTGCGGCCCAAACTTACGGCGTCAACGCCATTCCTGCCACCTTCCTTCTGGACAAGGACGGAAAAGTAATTGATAAAAACCTGCGCGGGGCCGCATTGGAGAAAAAGCTCGAAGAATTATTGAAGGTGAATAATTAA
- a CDS encoding TlpA family protein disulfide reductase, whose product MTKNLFAFCLFLSLAANAQTAQILLKLPQNNDFIISLTAEKVRYLDAPSIGLTDVEFLNIGVFDDSTKQWAKTEFELKEPQVVRLNIVNKRTANAYKSQEGVNYLLFISPNDNLTIGISPNKTLTFTGTNAHYQEYLRDYFRENMYDYLPQFGYNPSQIDNFHILTKVDSLQRTRQQRLQTLKGQQPIDEAFETYVTAITNTEPYLLKLVVSDKKIRESQGVQLKPNQRKEIQELALQNFKIMPDAALLSEVYRNELRNFIQVPVIQKYPTDSAKRYVLSPEAVQMAYQLSNEELQSYPKQKEYLLTHWLNYSTTFRSNMSTARALLAKYEQAYPESALVPYFKRTIESKEKMEVASQAPEFMLKDRDGNTVALSSLRGKPVCIAFCYNLKQHENDFKPLEEKYRGRLNFVYLNVTPATTYEMWQPTTEKRPGVLHLWASDDDAQMLKESYASTMRYPFVLIDAQGKIVERWIPQEFPDNKPLQAELRDLIRK is encoded by the coding sequence ATGACGAAAAATCTGTTCGCTTTTTGCCTTTTTTTAAGCTTGGCGGCGAATGCCCAAACAGCTCAAATCCTGCTCAAACTGCCCCAAAACAATGATTTTATTATCTCTTTAACGGCAGAAAAAGTCCGTTATCTTGATGCGCCTTCCATCGGTCTTACCGATGTAGAATTTCTAAACATCGGTGTATTTGATGACAGTACAAAACAATGGGCAAAGACCGAATTTGAGCTGAAAGAACCGCAGGTTGTTCGATTGAATATCGTCAACAAACGCACGGCGAATGCCTATAAAAGCCAAGAAGGTGTAAATTATTTGCTGTTCATCAGTCCAAATGATAACCTGACAATCGGCATCTCTCCCAACAAAACACTGACTTTTACAGGGACCAATGCACATTACCAAGAGTACCTGAGAGACTATTTCCGGGAGAATATGTATGATTATTTGCCCCAATTTGGGTATAATCCTTCCCAAATTGATAATTTCCACATTCTTACCAAAGTAGACAGCCTGCAACGTACACGTCAACAACGGTTGCAAACTTTGAAGGGCCAACAACCCATCGACGAAGCATTTGAAACATACGTGACAGCCATTACAAATACGGAACCATATCTGCTTAAACTCGTAGTTTCCGACAAAAAAATCCGCGAGAGTCAGGGTGTGCAGCTAAAGCCCAATCAACGAAAAGAAATTCAGGAGTTGGCACTCCAGAATTTTAAAATTATGCCTGATGCGGCCCTACTAAGTGAGGTCTATCGCAACGAACTACGCAATTTTATTCAGGTACCCGTCATTCAAAAATATCCGACCGACTCCGCCAAGCGATATGTGCTCTCACCTGAGGCTGTACAAATGGCATATCAACTGAGCAATGAAGAACTCCAGAGTTATCCAAAACAAAAAGAATATTTGTTGACCCATTGGCTCAATTATTCTACCACATTTCGGAGTAATATGAGCACGGCCCGTGCATTGTTGGCCAAGTACGAACAAGCATATCCTGAGTCGGCTCTGGTGCCTTATTTTAAGCGTACAATAGAATCAAAAGAGAAGATGGAGGTAGCCTCGCAAGCACCCGAGTTTATGCTTAAAGACCGCGATGGCAACACGGTAGCTTTGTCAAGTCTGCGGGGCAAGCCTGTTTGTATTGCTTTCTGCTATAATCTAAAACAGCACGAAAATGATTTTAAACCTTTGGAAGAAAAATACCGTGGCCGTTTGAATTTTGTTTACCTCAACGTAACCCCAGCAACGACGTATGAAATGTGGCAGCCAACCACCGAAAAGCGCCCCGGAGTATTGCATTTATGGGCCTCTGATGATGACGCACAAATGCTCAAAGAGTCCTATGCTTCTACGATGCGCTATCCTTTTGTACTGATTGACGCGCAAGGAAAGATAGTGGAGCGATGGATTCCACAAGAGTTCCCCGACAACAAACCGTTGCAAGCCGAACTCAGGGATTTAATCAGAAAATAA
- a CDS encoding LiaI-LiaF-like domain-containing protein — MNYQSTFWGALLVLIGGLLLMRELFDWFDFERFFWPVLFIAGGALLIFKDKLKKIS; from the coding sequence ATGAACTATCAAAGCACTTTTTGGGGCGCGCTCCTTGTACTTATCGGCGGGCTACTGCTTATGCGTGAACTTTTCGATTGGTTTGATTTCGAGCGATTTTTTTGGCCAGTACTGTTTATTGCGGGTGGAGCACTCCTGATTTTTAAAGACAAACTTAAAAAAATATCTTAA